Proteins from one Drosophila gunungcola strain Sukarami chromosome 3R, Dgunungcola_SK_2, whole genome shotgun sequence genomic window:
- the LOC128262451 gene encoding uncharacterized protein LOC128262451 isoform X1 — translation MLSKRSDALISAFVLALYYVGVAAGNASDFVTMGDVRRSRRGQSHSSRPGGMIMEGVGFQYTMRFQPGFHLHNLAQQQGEGGGVDGMDGMGDGAVTEAPMPMPTPGTPPPEPATSEPEEPEPTIPTRPTSAPTEEPSPPSTDSMTMMPDPSTSPLPSAKPSVRPPVPTPPSSTMSSIMQPHQTLKKLLFGSPIEANLILKKPNAPRAKGKGFLSLFEVIKFPNTKCSVSMGDIRSMEGVCYHEFECKSLGGIPTESCAEGVGVCCVFVNGCGDVTSQQILYFESPNYPNAVREMMICVLIINVKKGVQQMRLDFQMFELSRPTNGDCVDDQFIVSGHNTNFQIPILCGINTGQHIYIHVGDSNENKVYLSVFMKVSGGGRSFNIKVNQLEDDLAPNNCLQYFPESEGLIKSFNYDTDGSIVDNREATYFNNLNYAICLARLKNVCSVSYNTEQLGGDQPDFQIVNKDEAENDLISDGQAGAGIFNCPDDFIAINSVPLCGERFNDGRDSDDFTMHATVRDTAAGPIVLPFRTDAEYVGRGFRLLYRQELCA, via the exons ATGTTGTCAAAGCGTTCCGATGCGTTGATAAGCGCTTTCGTTTTGGCGCTCTATtatgtgggcgtggccgctGGGAACGCATCAGACTTTGTGACAATGGGCGATGTGCGCAGGAGCAGGCGTGGCCAGTCGCATTCCTCGCGTCCCGGTGGCATGATAATGGAGGGCGTCGGATTCCAATACACCATGCGGTTTCAGCCCGGATTCCACCTCCACAATCTGGCCCAGCAGCAGGGGGAGGGTGGGGGAGTGGACGGTATGGACGGAATGGGAGATGGCGCTGTGACGGAAGCACCAATGCCCATGCCAACTCCTGGGACACCGCCTCCAGAACCAGCTACCTCAGAGCCAGAGGAACCGGAGCCCACGATACCAACCCGTCCCACATCCGCACCAACTGAG GAACCCTCACCACCATCAACGGATTCAATGACGATGATGCCCGATCCGAGTACTAGTCCGCTACCCAGTGCGAAACCCTCGGTGAGACCGCCAGTGCCCACGCCACCGTCCAGCACCATGAGCTCCATTATGCAGCCCCATCAGACCCTGAAGAAGCTCCTCTTCGGGTCGCCCATCGAGGCGAATCTGATCCTCAAGAAACCCAATGCACCGCGTGCGAAGGGCAAGGGCTTCCTCAGTCTGTTCGAGGTGATCAAGTTCCCCAATACGAAGTGCAGTGTGTCCATGGGCGACATACGGAGCATGGAGGGCGTCTGCTACCACGAGTTCGAGTGCAAGAGCCTCGGGGGGATTCCCACCGAGAGCTGTGCCGAGGGCGTGGGCGTttgctgtgtgt TCGTCAATGGATGTGGCGATGTCACCAGCCAGCAGATCCTCTACTTCGAGAGTCCCAACTATCCAAATGCGGTGCGCGAAATGATGATCTGTGTGCTGATCATCAATGTGAAGAAGGGGGTGCAGCAAATGAGACTGGATTTTCAGATGTTCGAG CTAAGTCGTCCCACTAATGGTGACTGCGTAGACGATCAGTTTATAGTGTCGGGCCACAATACCAATTTTCAGATTCCCATTCTGTGCGGCATCAACACAGGCCAGCATA TTTATATTCATGTTGGTGACTCAAACGAGAACAAAGTGTATCTCTCGGTATTTATGAAAGTCTCCGGTGGAGGACGTTCGTTTAATATCAAAGTCAATCAGCTGGAAGACGACCTGGCTCCTAATAATTGCCTGCAATATTTCCCAGAATCTGAAGGACTAATAAAATCCTTTAACTACGATACAGATGGTTCTATTGTAGACAACCGAGAAGCTACTTATTTT aacaatttaaattatgccATATGCCTGGCTCGCTTGAAGAATGTGTGCAGTGTCAGCTATAATACAGAGCAACTGGGTGGCGATCAGCCAGACTTTCAAATCGTCAACAAAGATGAGG CCGAAAACGATTTGATATCCGATGGCCAGGCGGGAGCTGGGATATTCAACTGCCCGGATGACTTTATAGCCATCAATTCGGTGCCGCTTTGCGGGGAGCGGTTCAACGATGGTCGGGACAGCGACGATTTCACCATGCACGCCACCGTTAGGGACACCGCCGCAGGTCCCATCGTCCTGCCCTTCCGCACCGATGCCGAATATGTGGGTCGCGGCTTTCGCCTGCTCTACAGACAGGAACTGTGTGCCTGA
- the LOC128262451 gene encoding swi5-dependent recombination DNA repair protein 1 homolog isoform X2: protein MLSKRSDALISAFVLALYYVGVAAGNASDFVTMGDVRRSRRGQSHSSRPGGMIMEGVGFQYTMRFQPGFHLHNLAQQQGEGGGVDGMDGMGDGAVTEAPMPMPTPGTPPPEPATSEPEEPEPTIPTRPTSAPTEEPSPPSTDSMTMMPDPSTSPLPSAKPSVRPPVPTPPSSTMSSIMQPHQTLKKLLFGSPIEANLILKKPNAPRAKGKGFLSLFEVIKFPNTKCSVSMGDIRSMEGVCYHEFECKSLGGIPTESCAEGVGVCCVFVNGCGDVTSQQILYFESPNYPNAVREMMICVLIINVKKGVQQMRLDFQMFELSRPTNGDCVDDQFIVSGHNTNFQIPILCGINTGQHNFLQFIFMLVTQTRTKCISRYL, encoded by the exons ATGTTGTCAAAGCGTTCCGATGCGTTGATAAGCGCTTTCGTTTTGGCGCTCTATtatgtgggcgtggccgctGGGAACGCATCAGACTTTGTGACAATGGGCGATGTGCGCAGGAGCAGGCGTGGCCAGTCGCATTCCTCGCGTCCCGGTGGCATGATAATGGAGGGCGTCGGATTCCAATACACCATGCGGTTTCAGCCCGGATTCCACCTCCACAATCTGGCCCAGCAGCAGGGGGAGGGTGGGGGAGTGGACGGTATGGACGGAATGGGAGATGGCGCTGTGACGGAAGCACCAATGCCCATGCCAACTCCTGGGACACCGCCTCCAGAACCAGCTACCTCAGAGCCAGAGGAACCGGAGCCCACGATACCAACCCGTCCCACATCCGCACCAACTGAG GAACCCTCACCACCATCAACGGATTCAATGACGATGATGCCCGATCCGAGTACTAGTCCGCTACCCAGTGCGAAACCCTCGGTGAGACCGCCAGTGCCCACGCCACCGTCCAGCACCATGAGCTCCATTATGCAGCCCCATCAGACCCTGAAGAAGCTCCTCTTCGGGTCGCCCATCGAGGCGAATCTGATCCTCAAGAAACCCAATGCACCGCGTGCGAAGGGCAAGGGCTTCCTCAGTCTGTTCGAGGTGATCAAGTTCCCCAATACGAAGTGCAGTGTGTCCATGGGCGACATACGGAGCATGGAGGGCGTCTGCTACCACGAGTTCGAGTGCAAGAGCCTCGGGGGGATTCCCACCGAGAGCTGTGCCGAGGGCGTGGGCGTttgctgtgtgt TCGTCAATGGATGTGGCGATGTCACCAGCCAGCAGATCCTCTACTTCGAGAGTCCCAACTATCCAAATGCGGTGCGCGAAATGATGATCTGTGTGCTGATCATCAATGTGAAGAAGGGGGTGCAGCAAATGAGACTGGATTTTCAGATGTTCGAG CTAAGTCGTCCCACTAATGGTGACTGCGTAGACGATCAGTTTATAGTGTCGGGCCACAATACCAATTTTCAGATTCCCATTCTGTGCGGCATCAACACAGGCCAGCATA ATTTCTTGCAGTTTATATTCATGTTGGTGACTCAAACGAGAACAAAGTGTATCTCTCGGTATTTATGA
- the LOC128257008 gene encoding uncharacterized protein LOC128257008, giving the protein MSNLQEIPLAEPEGLEVASSDVTPTPKSNSLKRFFKISKKPLMRDQAEDVSESSSSEDPKELGKSNTISRFFTRKKGASKDVPEQSSSIADPEEQEKPQPNVKPTIKTSISSYWKILFHRQKGQRQNADFGPSNSAGNDPEEVHEMQPVPQESEHELQSDVKVEQSDIEEYSTDPEPPQPMPKKNLANKASGEEILSALEGGQLSSVELEDGESGQPSPVIVNQFN; this is encoded by the exons ATGTCCAATCTGCAAGAAATACCGCTCGCCGAACCAGAAGGTCTAGAAGTGGCCAGCTCCGATGTGACCCCCACACCCAAGTCCAATTCGTTGAAGCGCTTCTTCAAGATCAGCAAGAAACCGCTGATGCGGGACCAAGCGGAGGATGTGAGCGagtcctcctcctccgagGACCCCAAGGAGCTGGGCAAGTCCAACACGATAAGTCGCTTCTTCACCCGCAAGAAGGGAGCCAGCAAGG ATGTTCCAGAACAATCTAGCTCGATAGCCGACCCCGAGGAGCAGGAGAAGCCACAGCCTAATGTTAAGCCCACGATTAAGACATCCATTTCGTCCTACTGGAAGATTCTGTTCCATCGCCAGAAGGGCCAGCGCCAAAATGCGGACTTCGGACCATCTAATAGTGCTGGGAACGATCCCGAAGAGGTACACGAGATGCAGCCGGTTCCCCAGGAGTCTGAGCACGAATTACAATCGGATGTCAAGGTAGAGCAGTCCGACATCGAAGAATACAGTACGGATCCGGAGCCACCACAACCGATGCCCAAGAAAAATTTGGCTAACAAGGCGTCCGGGGAGGAGATTCTCAGTGCATTGGAGGGCGGTCAGTTGTCCAGTGTCGAGCTCGAGGATGGAGAATCTGGACAGCCGTCACCAGTTATTGTCAATCAATTCAATTAG